In Arcobacter ellisii, a genomic segment contains:
- a CDS encoding response regulator transcription factor, which produces MSRNEFKNIKILFVEDEDNIRINATSYLKRLFDEVYEAKDVNEAFEIIEVKKPHIIITDINLPKTNGLEMVKKIRQKNLDTKIIVLSAYTKTDYLLEAVELGLEKYLVKPIRHETIFPILNQCVNKIRNNNKNLKYFSKDSYFNLLSKSLFVNNEQVKLTNKETDFLTLLCENNNNLVTYETIQAVVWNESFMSEDAIRSVARKLRSKLPKNSLENFSKVGYKIITIF; this is translated from the coding sequence ATGAGTAGAAATGAATTTAAAAATATAAAGATTTTATTTGTTGAAGATGAAGATAATATTAGAATTAATGCAACTTCATATTTAAAAAGATTGTTTGATGAGGTTTATGAAGCAAAAGATGTAAATGAAGCATTTGAGATTATTGAAGTTAAAAAACCTCATATTATTATAACTGATATAAATTTGCCTAAAACAAATGGTTTAGAGATGGTGAAAAAGATTAGGCAAAAAAATTTAGATACAAAAATTATAGTATTAAGTGCATATACAAAAACTGATTATTTGTTAGAAGCTGTTGAGTTGGGACTTGAAAAATATTTAGTCAAACCAATTCGACATGAAACAATATTTCCAATATTAAATCAATGTGTAAATAAAATAAGAAACAATAACAAAAATCTAAAATATTTTTCAAAAGATTCTTATTTTAATCTTTTGAGTAAATCCTTATTTGTAAATAATGAACAAGTGAAACTAACAAATAAAGAGACAGATTTTTTGACTTTACTTTGTGAAAATAACAACAATTTAGTAACTTATGAAACAATTCAAGCAGTTGTTTGGAATGAATCTTTTATGAGTGAAGATGCAATTCGTTCAGTTGCAAGAAAATTAAGAAGTAAACTTCCAAAGAATTCTTTAGAAAATTTCTCAAAAGTTGGATATAAAATAATTACAATTTTTTAA
- a CDS encoding Fur family transcriptional regulator yields the protein MENNQEVAFNIFLKNFKKQVSKIGLKNSIQKDYILKVLYFSKKHLTAEDISNEIKTIYNVSIGIATVYRAMKFFHDMKLVNQLDIGDGILRYELNLSDHHDHLICTSCGTIIEFTDDLIELNQIKIASKNNFILKEHVMTIYGLCERCQ from the coding sequence ATGGAAAATAATCAAGAAGTAGCATTTAATATATTTTTAAAAAATTTTAAAAAACAAGTTTCAAAAATTGGTTTAAAAAATTCAATACAAAAAGATTATATTTTAAAAGTTTTATACTTTTCAAAAAAACATCTAACAGCTGAAGATATATCAAATGAGATAAAAACAATTTATAATGTATCTATCGGTATTGCAACAGTTTATAGAGCTATGAAATTTTTTCATGATATGAAACTTGTAAATCAGTTAGATATTGGAGATGGGATTTTAAGATATGAACTTAATCTTTCAGATCATCATGACCACCTTATTTGTACTTCTTGTGGCACAATTATTGAGTTTACTGATGATTTAATTGAATTAAATCAAATTAAAATTGCAAGTAAAAACAATTTTATTTTAAAAGAACATGTAATGACAATTTATGGCTTATGTGAAAGATGTCAATAA
- a CDS encoding 7TM diverse intracellular signaling domain-containing protein, which produces MKYLLLLILFISNLQAHYFIKDYISEDNINFKEASFTEYKTKKIKEFTIKFKIDLEKLKNRINYLTIVSDKNSLIYTNANYEIINNTMVIKLDSNQKNELFFHYKYEKPKRAEFRWNTITNFEYTYLLKFEGILYGISYGIIFCAFLYYIIIYFSTKMRCFLYYSLMQFFVLLSLIGFVYFSYKPYPDSIPQAIVDFCETLSFLFTLLFTQTILNTKEKIPKVHNFFNFFILLNIFDLVAICIYKYSILYEYLPFYIGFLIPTIAGFIAILKGDKYAIIYTFGWLVVSIFIYIAENRIFPISNIYIIHIGAPLESLIFSFALGYMLKILVKEKNEKEKLLIHKSKLASMGEMINNIAHQWRQPLTHLGFINMNLQLAFEDNPINKKYLNEKIEESNSQLDFMSKTIDNFMDFYKLNKEKELFYISNAVKKALDIMEPIFESHEIEFDFNVIKDKQIYAYENEYSQVILNLLTNSKDAIISRNIKKPKIKIAIDTKNNISKTTISDNAGGIEDKFINMIFEPYFTTKQKGNGIGLYMSKMIIESHFRGKINVVNDKYGVSFSIII; this is translated from the coding sequence ATGAAATATTTATTACTTTTAATCCTATTTATATCAAACCTACAAGCACACTATTTTATCAAAGATTATATATCTGAAGATAATATAAATTTTAAAGAAGCCTCTTTTACAGAATATAAAACAAAAAAGATAAAAGAGTTTACAATCAAATTTAAAATTGATTTAGAAAAACTAAAAAATAGAATAAATTATTTGACAATTGTTTCTGATAAAAATTCATTAATTTATACAAATGCAAATTATGAAATAATAAATAATACAATGGTAATAAAACTAGATTCTAATCAAAAAAATGAACTATTTTTTCACTATAAATATGAAAAACCAAAACGAGCTGAATTTAGATGGAATACAATTACAAATTTTGAATATACCTATTTATTAAAATTTGAAGGTATTTTATATGGTATCTCTTATGGAATAATATTTTGTGCTTTTTTATACTATATCATTATCTATTTTTCAACAAAAATGAGATGTTTTTTATATTACTCCTTAATGCAATTTTTTGTTTTATTATCTTTGATTGGTTTTGTATATTTTAGTTATAAACCATATCCTGACTCAATTCCCCAAGCAATAGTTGATTTTTGTGAAACTCTTAGTTTTTTATTTACACTTTTATTTACACAAACTATTTTAAATACAAAAGAAAAAATACCAAAAGTTCATAATTTTTTTAACTTTTTTATTCTATTAAATATCTTTGATTTAGTAGCTATATGTATTTATAAATACTCGATTCTTTATGAGTATTTACCTTTTTATATAGGTTTTCTAATTCCAACTATTGCTGGATTTATAGCTATTTTAAAAGGTGATAAATATGCAATTATTTATACTTTTGGTTGGTTAGTTGTATCTATATTTATTTATATTGCTGAAAATAGAATATTTCCTATTAGTAATATTTATATAATTCATATAGGAGCTCCTTTAGAATCTTTAATTTTTAGTTTTGCATTAGGATATATGTTAAAGATTTTAGTAAAAGAAAAAAATGAAAAAGAAAAACTTTTAATTCATAAAAGTAAACTAGCTTCCATGGGAGAGATGATTAATAATATTGCCCATCAATGGAGACAACCATTAACTCATCTTGGTTTTATAAATATGAATTTGCAACTTGCATTTGAAGATAACCCAATAAATAAAAAATATCTAAATGAAAAAATTGAGGAATCAAATTCACAATTAGATTTTATGTCAAAAACGATTGATAATTTTATGGATTTTTATAAATTAAATAAAGAAAAAGAGCTTTTTTATATTAGTAATGCTGTAAAAAAGGCTCTTGATATAATGGAACCTATTTTTGAAAGTCATGAAATAGAATTTGATTTTAATGTAATAAAAGATAAACAAATCTATGCTTATGAAAATGAGTATTCCCAAGTTATATTAAATCTTTTAACAAACTCAAAAGATGCAATTATTTCAAGAAATATAAAAAAACCTAAAATAAAAATTGCAATTGATACAAAAAATAATATTTCAAAAACTACTATTTCAGATAATGCAGGAGGAATAGAAGATAAATTTATTAATATGATATTTGAACCATATTTTACAACTAAACAAAAAGGAAATGGAATAGGACTTTATATGTCAAAAATGATTATTGAAAGCCATTTTAGAGGTAAAATAAATGTTGTAAATGATAAATATGGTGTTTCTTTTTCAATAATAATCTAA
- a CDS encoding YtxH domain-containing protein, whose protein sequence is MNNQYDFNIENSRPKNTQNGININQNPYINQNINSLQTPTQNQMPVANSNGFINNDFVKGALLGAAVTYLLTNKNAQETILKAFGKGSELFQAGIEELKERYEDAKAQMQAQQEQ, encoded by the coding sequence ATGAATAATCAATATGATTTTAATATTGAAAACAGTAGACCTAAAAATACTCAAAATGGAATAAATATTAATCAAAATCCTTATATTAATCAAAATATAAATTCATTACAAACTCCTACTCAAAATCAAATGCCAGTAGCTAATTCTAATGGATTTATAAATAATGATTTTGTAAAAGGTGCACTTTTAGGTGCTGCTGTTACTTATCTTCTTACAAATAAAAATGCTCAAGAGACTATTTTAAAAGCCTTTGGAAAAGGAAGTGAACTTTTTCAAGCTGGAATTGAAGAGTTAAAAGAGAGATACGAAGACGCAAAAGCTCAAATGCAAGCACAACAAGAACAGTAA
- a CDS encoding ferritin-like domain-containing protein yields MEENIDESLLIKARVDINSDIPVQTQILRIAVYDEFKAYETYTKIIEKFGLVQPFVNIKEAEAIHYATLIQLMQKYNIEVPINNWASRIEIPNTLIECCEMGVAGEIANIAMYNNLLGYAVEDDIKDTLFKLQAASYNNHLPAFRNCVINHYSNGNNTNINQENIMEKLGEYQVILDDIMSGNIDESSISKIFSKLNLSMVSGAVLGGAIIALLNNYISKKNIEEEE; encoded by the coding sequence ATGGAAGAAAATATTGATGAATCCTTATTAATAAAAGCAAGAGTTGATATAAATAGTGACATTCCTGTTCAAACTCAGATTTTAAGAATTGCTGTATATGATGAGTTCAAAGCTTATGAAACATATACAAAAATAATTGAAAAATTTGGTTTAGTTCAACCTTTTGTAAATATTAAAGAGGCAGAAGCTATTCACTATGCTACACTTATTCAACTAATGCAAAAATATAATATTGAAGTTCCAATAAATAATTGGGCTTCAAGAATTGAAATTCCAAACACTTTAATTGAGTGTTGTGAAATGGGAGTTGCAGGAGAAATAGCAAATATTGCTATGTATAACAATTTATTAGGTTATGCAGTTGAAGATGATATAAAAGATACTCTTTTCAAACTACAAGCTGCTTCATATAATAATCATCTACCTGCATTTAGAAATTGTGTAATAAATCACTATTCAAATGGAAATAATACAAATATAAATCAAGAAAATATTATGGAAAAACTTGGAGAATATCAAGTTATTTTAGATGATATTATGTCTGGAAATATTGATGAAAGTTCAATATCTAAAATCTTTTCAAAATTAAATCTATCTATGGTTAGTGGTGCTGTTTTAGGTGGTGCTATTATTGCACTTTTAAATAACTATATTTCAAAAAAAAATATTGAAGAAGAGGAGTAA